Proteins found in one Saccharomyces mikatae IFO 1815 strain IFO1815 genome assembly, chromosome: 5 genomic segment:
- the HYP2 gene encoding translation elongation factor eIF-5A (similar to Saccharomyces cerevisiae HYP2 (YEL034W) and ANB1 (YJR047C); ancestral locus Anc_1.478) encodes MSDEEHTFETADAGSSATYPMQCSALRKNGFVVIKGRPCKIVDMSTSKTGKHGHAKVHLVAIDIFTGKKLEDLSPSTHNMEVPVVKRNEFQLLDIDDGFLSLMNMDGETKDDVKAPEGELGDTLQSAFDEGKDLMVTIISAMGEEAAISFKEAARSD; translated from the coding sequence ATGTCTGACGAAGAACATACCTTTGAAACTGCTGACGCCGGTTCCTCCGCCACCTACCCAATGCAATGTTCTGCTTTGAGAAAGAACGGTTTCGTTGTCATCAAGGGTAGACCATGTAAGATTGTTGACATGTCTACTTCCAAGACTGGTAAGCACGGTCACGCTAAAGTCCATTTGGTTGCCATTGATATCTTCACTGGTAAGAAGTTGGAAGATTTGTCTCCATCTACTCACAACATGGAAGTCCCAGTTGTCAAGAGAAACGAATTCCAATTGTTGGACATTGACGATGGTTTCTTGTCTTTGATGAACATGGACGGTGAAACTAAGGATGATGTCAAGGCCCCAGAAGGTGAATTGGGTGACACTTTACAATCCGCCTTTGACGAAGGTAAAGATTTGATGGTTACCATCATCTCCGCTATGGGTGAAGAAGCCGCCATCTCCTTCAAGGAAGCTGCTAGATCTGATTAA